The window CTTGTATATCACTTCCTTCAAAGTATGATGTGAAAGACATGATTATGAAGGGGCACTCTTCCTCACGTACAGGTCTGCAGGTGTGTCCAAGTCTCTCCTGTCCGACTCCCGCCGGCTTTTTTGCCCACCCGACTAACTGCGACAGTTACGTCAAGTGTTCGCATGGAGCCGTTACCATCAAGCAGTGTCCGGAAGGCCTTGACTACAACCCGGAAATGAGGCGCTGCGACTATCCCCGACTGGCCCAGGTGAGTGGAGTACCTGTGACTTAATCAGCACGTCGTGGTGCGTCTCCAGCACCGCTGTTGCGAAGACCATCAGTGAATTGTGTATAGCAATTCAGAGGAGAGTTAGTTCTAGTATCTGTAACAAAAGGCATGTGCGGTGGTTAAacatggactgtgtgtgtgtgtgtgtgtgtgtgtgtgtgtgtgtgtgtgtgtgtgtgtgtgtgtgtgtgtttacgtgcgtgcatgtgtgtgtgtgtgtcctttttacGTTGATATTACCGGTAGTGATGCAGTTATCCCCAATGTTTTAACATTTCAGTGCAACATCACAGCGCGGTTAGTGAAGTCTGGGTGTTCCCTCGAAACCAGTGACCCGAAAACTCGCCTCAAGCTCGACTTGTTCGGCTCCTCAGAGTCCTCAGACTCCTCAGACTCCTCAGAGTCGTCAGGTTCCTGGAGTCGTCAGTGgagtgtgactgtgactgttgCCTCAAGCCCCACGACGTTTGCACCAAGTACTACGAGTGTGTCCAGGTATTGTGTCGGTCTGCCGGTCTACTGTACAGTTCCACATTGGCTCATCATTAATTAACATTAACGTTCAGCAACTGCAATCCCCAACATCAATTTTTCAGTACATTTGTATTACAGACCTGTTGCACTGCCGGAGTAGAACGGTCACCCATGTAAATAATAGCCATGAAAGAAATCTTTTGCCGAGATGAgttaaagaaaacacacaaatgccCACGTCTGCTTTACTTTTACCTTGCTGCTCCTAACCTCTCACCGACTTCTGCCCTCAGAGCGGCGAAGCTGTTGTGAGGGAGTGTTCAGATGGTCTTGTGTTCAATCCTCATATTGAAAACTGCGACTTCCCAAGCAACTACCAGTGTCCCACGCCCCCGCCCGTTTGTGAGTGTGACTGTCGCTACCCCGTGGAGGGAGAATGCAACGCCTTCTACGATTGTGAGTCGCCCATCATTCACCTTGtgcctaatgagagagagagagagagagagagagagagagagagagagagagagagagagagagagagagagagagagagagagagagagagagagagagagagagagagagagagagagagagagagagagagagaatcaccgaAATACAAATCATTGCAAACAAGCAACATTCAGCTCCATTTCTAAAGCGAAACCATTTCGACAGGCAAGGACGGAGAGCCGGAGAAGAAATACTGTCCTGACGGTCTGTTCTTCAACCCTGAAACCAATGTGTGCGGCCTGTACTGCCATCAAACCACACCGCGCCcgccaaccaccactaccacacctcaaccgaccaccaccaccaccacaacaaccacacctcaaccgaccaccaccaccaccaccacacctgaaccaaccaccaccacacctaaaccaaccaccaccaccaccaccaccaccaccacacctaaaccaaccaccactaccaccaccacacctaaaccaaccaccaccaccaccaccacacctgaaccaaccaccaccaccaccacc of the Portunus trituberculatus isolate SZX2019 chromosome 42, ASM1759143v1, whole genome shotgun sequence genome contains:
- the LOC123517536 gene encoding protein obstructor-E-like; protein product: MEQKFGLNGVLPALCILLLAVYAQGLQVCPSLSCPTPAGFFAHPTNCDSYVKCSHGAVTIKQCPEGLDYNPEMRRCDYPRLAQCNITARLVKSGCSLETSDPKTRLKLDLFGSSESSDSSDSSESSGSWSRQWSVTVTVASSPTTFAPSTTSVSRAAKLL